In a single window of the Rhodamnia argentea isolate NSW1041297 chromosome 2, ASM2092103v1, whole genome shotgun sequence genome:
- the LOC115755075 gene encoding multiple organellar RNA editing factor 8, chloroplastic/mitochondrial isoform X1, with translation MATQLFTRSLLLSKPKQALAYLLSRSLSFSSAPASAPRSPLSLSAILRPLSAASAEFRHRVAVASSARSFATRSTHSSLNDPNPNWSNRPPKETILLDGCDFEHWLVVMEKPEGDPTRDEIIDSYIKTLAQVVGSVEEARMKIYSVSTRHYFAFGALVSEELSYKLKDLPRVRWVLPDSYLDVRNKDYGGEPFINGQAVPYDPKYHEEWVRNNARANERNRRNDRPRNFDRSRNFDRRRENMQNRDFQARDMPPLQNQGMQNPPPQGNMPPPNMGGGMPPPGNFGGVSPHNQGGMPPPSNFGGMPPHNQGGMPPSNYGGMPPRNQDGMPPNNFGGMPPNMGGMPPQNNMGGMQHQNMGGMPPQNNIGGPPRHNMGEMPSQSNMGGMPHGNTGGMPPQDMGAAPKMEGYSQNQGWSNTTPQRDAGTMPNYQSQNYTASRDPSTVPGGNAY, from the exons ATGGCGACTCAGCTCTTCACCcgctccctcctcctctccaaGCCTAAGCAAGCCCTCGCCTACCTCCTCTCTCgctccctctccttctcctccgcGCCCGCCTCCGCTCCTCgctcccctctctccctctccgccATCCTCCGCCCTCTCTCCGCGGCCTCCGCCGAGTTCCGCCACCGCGTCGCCGTGGCTTCGTCCGCCCGCTCCTTCGCGACGAGGTCGACCCATTCGTCGCTCAACGATCCGAACCCCAACTGGTCGAACCGCCCCCCGAAGGAGACGATACTTCTGGACGGTTGCGACTTTGAGCACTGGCTCGTCGTGATGGAGAAGCCGGAGGGTGATCCTACTAGGGATGAGATCATCGATAGTTACATTAAGACGCTTGCACAGGTTGTTGGAAG TGTAGAAGAAGCCAGAATGAAGATCTACTCAGTTTCAACAAGGCACTACTTTGCATTTGGAGCCCTTGTATCTGAAGAGCtttcttacaaactcaagg ATCTACCTAGAGTTCGATGGGTTCTTCCTGATTCATACCTGGATGTCAGGAATAAGGATTATGGGG GCGAACCTTTTATTAACGGGCAGGCAGTTCCTTATGACCCCAAGTATCATGAAGAATGGGTGAGAAATAATGCTCGGGCTAATGAGAGGAATAGGCGTAATGATCGACCCCGTAATTTTGACAGATCGAGAAACTTTGATAGGAGGAGAGAAAATATGCAGAATAGAGATTTCCAAGCAAGGGACATGCCACCTTTGCAGAACCAGGGGATGCAAAACCCTCCGCCTCAAGGCAACATGCCCCCACCAAATATGGGCG GTGGAATGCCCCCACCAGGCAACTTCGGCGGGGTGTCTCCTCACAACCAAGGTGGAATGCCCCCACCAAGCAACTTTGGCGGAATGCCTCCGCACAACCAAGGTGGAATGCCCCCAAGCAACTACGGCGGGATGCCTCCACGTAACCAGGATGGAATGCCCCCAAACAACTTCGGTGGGATGCCCCCGAACATGGGTGGGATGCCGCCCCAAAACAACATGGGTGGGATGCAGCACCAAAACATGGGCGGAATGCCACCCCAAAACAACATTGGTGGGCCACCGCGACATAACATGGGCGAGATGCCATCACAGAGCAATATGGGAGGGATGCCTCATGGCAATACGGGTGGAATGCCGCCGCAAGACATGGGGGCTGCTCCAAAGATGGAAGGTTATTCACAGAATCAAGGATGGTCCAATACCACGCCTCAAAGGGATGCCGGGACTATGCCAAACTATCAGAGCCAGAACTACACTGCTAGCAGGGACCCGTCAACTGTACCGGGTGGAAATGCTTATTAG
- the LOC115755075 gene encoding multiple organellar RNA editing factor 8, chloroplastic/mitochondrial isoform X2, translating into MATQLFTRSLLLSKPKQALAYLLSRSLSFSSAPASAPRSPLSLSAILRPLSAASAEFRHRVAVASSARSFATRSTHSSLNDPNPNWSNRPPKETILLDGCDFEHWLVVMEKPEGDPTRDEIIDSYIKTLAQVVGSVEEARMKIYSVSTRHYFAFGALVSEELSYKLKDLPRVRWVLPDSYLDVRNKDYGGEPFINGQAVPYDPKYHEEWVRNNARANERNRRNDRPRNFDRSRNFDRRRENMQNRDFQARDMPPLQNQGMQNPPPQGNMPPPNMGGGMPPPGNFGGVPPHNQGGMPPPSNFGGMPPHNQGGMPPSNYGGMPPRNQDGMPPNNFGGMPPNMGGMPPQNNMGGMQHQNMGGMPPQNNIGGPPRHNMGEMPSQSNMGGMPHGNTGGMPPQDMGAAPKMEGYSQNQGWSNTTPQRDAGTMPNYQSQNYTASRDPSTVPGGNAY; encoded by the exons ATGGCGACTCAGCTCTTCACCcgctccctcctcctctccaaGCCTAAGCAAGCCCTCGCCTACCTCCTCTCTCgctccctctccttctcctccgcGCCCGCCTCCGCTCCTCgctcccctctctccctctccgccATCCTCCGCCCTCTCTCCGCGGCCTCCGCCGAGTTCCGCCACCGCGTCGCCGTGGCTTCGTCCGCCCGCTCCTTCGCGACGAGGTCGACCCATTCGTCGCTCAACGATCCGAACCCCAACTGGTCGAACCGCCCCCCGAAGGAGACGATACTTCTGGACGGTTGCGACTTTGAGCACTGGCTCGTCGTGATGGAGAAGCCGGAGGGTGATCCTACTAGGGATGAGATCATCGATAGTTACATTAAGACGCTTGCACAGGTTGTTGGAAG TGTAGAAGAAGCCAGAATGAAGATCTACTCAGTTTCAACAAGGCACTACTTTGCATTTGGAGCCCTTGTATCTGAAGAGCtttcttacaaactcaagg ATCTACCTAGAGTTCGATGGGTTCTTCCTGATTCATACCTGGATGTCAGGAATAAGGATTATGGGG GCGAACCTTTTATTAACGGGCAGGCAGTTCCTTATGACCCCAAGTATCATGAAGAATGGGTGAGAAATAATGCTCGGGCTAATGAGAGGAATAGGCGTAATGATCGACCCCGTAATTTTGACAGATCGAGAAACTTTGATAGGAGGAGAGAAAATATGCAGAATAGAGATTTCCAAGCAAGGGACATGCCACCTTTGCAGAACCAGGGGATGCAAAACCCTCCGCCTCAAGGCAACATGCCCCCACCAAATATGGGCGGTGGAATGCCCCCACCAGGCAACTTCGGCGGGGTGCCTCCTCACAACCAAG GTGGAATGCCCCCACCAAGCAACTTTGGCGGAATGCCTCCGCACAACCAAGGTGGAATGCCCCCAAGCAACTACGGCGGGATGCCTCCACGTAACCAGGATGGAATGCCCCCAAACAACTTCGGTGGGATGCCCCCGAACATGGGTGGGATGCCGCCCCAAAACAACATGGGTGGGATGCAGCACCAAAACATGGGCGGAATGCCACCCCAAAACAACATTGGTGGGCCACCGCGACATAACATGGGCGAGATGCCATCACAGAGCAATATGGGAGGGATGCCTCATGGCAATACGGGTGGAATGCCGCCGCAAGACATGGGGGCTGCTCCAAAGATGGAAGGTTATTCACAGAATCAAGGATGGTCCAATACCACGCCTCAAAGGGATGCCGGGACTATGCCAAACTATCAGAGCCAGAACTACACTGCTAGCAGGGACCCGTCAACTGTACCGGGTGGAAATGCTTATTAG